A window of the Halostella litorea genome harbors these coding sequences:
- a CDS encoding substrate-binding domain-containing protein, whose amino-acid sequence MAIQRRRFLAALGGGATAALAGCTAFGQDESGPEVAGETLTLTTTTSTYDTGLLDELNAPFQDMYGVTVDAVAQGTGQALETARAGDSDVVMVHARSLEDEFMQEGYGVNRRDLMFNDFVIVGPEGDPAGIEGTESATEAFATIADAGETFVSRGDNSGTHTKELAIWEAAGVEPGGDWYQETGQGMGEVLNIANQQGGYTLSDRGTYLSQRAESDLVILVQGPIEGGPELLANPYGIMAVNPAVHDNVNYDLAMAYIGYITSPEGQRRIEEYTANGEQLFFPEALSEDPDFQQYVPEGWSADDEG is encoded by the coding sequence ATGGCGATACAACGACGGCGGTTCCTCGCCGCGCTGGGCGGCGGCGCGACCGCGGCGCTCGCGGGCTGTACCGCGTTCGGACAGGACGAGAGCGGGCCGGAGGTCGCCGGCGAGACGCTCACGCTGACGACCACGACGAGCACGTACGACACCGGGCTGCTGGACGAGCTGAACGCCCCGTTCCAGGACATGTACGGCGTGACCGTGGACGCGGTCGCACAGGGGACCGGGCAGGCGCTGGAGACGGCCCGGGCCGGCGACTCCGACGTCGTGATGGTCCACGCCCGCTCGCTGGAGGACGAGTTCATGCAGGAGGGGTACGGCGTCAACCGCCGCGACCTCATGTTCAACGACTTCGTCATCGTCGGGCCCGAGGGCGACCCCGCCGGGATCGAGGGGACGGAGTCGGCGACGGAGGCGTTCGCGACGATCGCCGACGCCGGCGAGACGTTCGTCTCGCGGGGCGACAACTCCGGCACCCACACGAAGGAGCTGGCGATCTGGGAGGCGGCGGGCGTCGAGCCCGGCGGCGACTGGTACCAGGAGACCGGGCAGGGGATGGGCGAGGTGCTGAACATCGCGAACCAGCAGGGCGGGTACACACTCTCCGACCGCGGCACCTACCTCTCGCAGCGCGCCGAGAGCGACCTGGTCATCCTCGTCCAGGGGCCGATCGAGGGCGGCCCGGAGCTGCTCGCGAACCCGTACGGGATCATGGCCGTCAACCCGGCGGTCCACGACAACGTCAACTACGACCTCGCGATGGCGTACATCGGCTACATCACGAGCCCCGAGGGGCAACGCCGGATCGAGGAGTACACCGCCAACGGGGAGCAGTTGTTCTTCCCCGAGGCGCTGTCGGAGGACCCCGACTTCCAGCAGTACGTTCCCGAAGGGTGGAGCGCGGACGACGAGGGGTGA
- a CDS encoding MFS transporter: protein MSEASERGRVAERRQGSAGREQSDRRPADRRLWTAAIFVFSALVGLSLQMRGAMFPSFAATFDLSEAELGLIAPVSALGYVLTLFGVGMVVGRLRVERFVALALAVAGVCLVGVGFAPTFLLLLAFVFARMVATGGFRALGRPVLSHLYPANRGRVFNFQTMAWAVGATAGPLFATFVLARGDWRVAYVVVAALFLVVAAFVSRLPAPDGMENERSLSLADVRTLLRRPSMLGLSAAMALVVGIEGGMFTWLPYYANGFLPRSRANLLLSVYLAAYVPGRLAFGAVAERLGYLRVVTAAAALSVPVLYAVVAVTAEAALFAATFCAGLLVSGLFPTLLAWATDRVPEYSGPVNAVAMTAGQGGYFVFPAVVGAVASATTMRTAMHAEAALAAALVAVLVVLRART from the coding sequence ATGTCGGAGGCGTCGGAGCGTGGGCGGGTCGCGGAGCGCCGGCAGGGGTCGGCGGGGCGGGAGCAGTCGGACCGGCGGCCCGCCGACCGCCGGCTATGGACCGCCGCGATCTTCGTGTTCTCCGCGCTCGTCGGCCTCTCGCTCCAGATGCGCGGCGCGATGTTTCCGAGCTTCGCCGCGACGTTCGACCTCTCGGAGGCCGAACTGGGGCTGATCGCGCCGGTGTCGGCGCTTGGCTACGTGCTGACGCTGTTCGGCGTCGGGATGGTCGTCGGCCGCCTCCGCGTCGAGCGGTTCGTCGCGCTCGCGCTGGCCGTCGCCGGCGTCTGCCTCGTCGGCGTCGGGTTCGCGCCGACGTTCCTCCTGCTCCTGGCGTTCGTCTTCGCGCGGATGGTCGCCACCGGCGGCTTCCGCGCGCTCGGGCGGCCCGTCCTCAGCCACCTCTACCCGGCCAACCGGGGCCGGGTGTTCAACTTCCAGACGATGGCGTGGGCCGTCGGCGCGACCGCGGGGCCGCTGTTCGCCACGTTCGTCCTCGCCCGCGGCGACTGGCGGGTCGCGTACGTCGTCGTCGCTGCCCTCTTCCTCGTGGTCGCGGCGTTCGTTTCCCGCCTCCCCGCGCCCGACGGCATGGAGAACGAGCGGTCGCTGTCGCTTGCGGACGTGCGGACGCTGCTCCGCCGCCCCTCGATGCTCGGCCTGAGCGCCGCGATGGCGCTGGTCGTCGGTATCGAGGGCGGCATGTTCACCTGGCTCCCCTACTACGCGAACGGCTTCCTCCCGCGGTCCCGCGCGAACCTCCTGCTGTCGGTGTATCTCGCCGCGTACGTCCCCGGCCGCCTCGCGTTCGGCGCGGTCGCGGAGCGGCTTGGCTACCTCCGGGTCGTGACCGCGGCGGCCGCGCTTTCGGTCCCCGTGCTGTACGCCGTCGTCGCCGTCACCGCCGAGGCGGCGCTGTTCGCCGCGACGTTCTGTGCCGGCCTGCTCGTCTCCGGGCTGTTCCCCACGCTGCTGGCCTGGGCGACCGACCGCGTCCCGGAGTACAGCGGCCCGGTCAACGCCGTCGCGATGACCGCCGGCCAGGGCGGCTACTTCGTCTTCCCCGCCGTGGTCGGCGCGGTCGCGTCGGCGACGACGATGCGGACGGCGATGCACGCCGAGGCGGCCCTCGCGGCGGCGCTCGTCGCCGTGCTGGTCGTGCTGCGCGCCCGGACGTGA
- a CDS encoding RAD55 family ATPase, translating to MAKRLSTGVTAIDRNLEGGVRAGSVVALLAQPDSQSEPLLHEFMEERPTAYITTLRTEAAVRDDLERVLRTDDYSIQYAGIDTPIDNAGRVVQQVDGQANVVLDTLNPLEATGERNRYVNFLNQFKTHLVNTGAVGLLHCTAMDPPPLRETTLTIADVVWELETEVKGSSVENFLRVSKFRGGRPTRRSSWTSARRSRSTRAGTSPEGRPVRAPSRGTRPLVPTCQPGYVYSCRGCTNQYHVRTTQTSAQSVPPRGHRCEHRCRRRRTVQSERGEHRGGPRRPRGCDHRREAGVGPHSGRRDSRGVVAATPFSAPSPLRA from the coding sequence ATGGCAAAGCGGCTCTCGACCGGCGTCACGGCCATCGACCGGAACCTGGAGGGCGGCGTCCGCGCGGGCAGCGTGGTCGCGCTGCTCGCCCAGCCGGACAGCCAGAGCGAGCCGCTGCTACACGAGTTCATGGAGGAGCGCCCGACGGCCTACATCACGACGCTGCGGACCGAGGCGGCCGTCCGGGACGACCTGGAGCGGGTGCTCCGGACGGACGACTACTCGATCCAGTACGCCGGCATCGACACGCCCATCGACAACGCCGGCCGGGTCGTCCAGCAGGTCGACGGGCAGGCCAACGTCGTCCTCGACACGCTGAACCCGCTGGAGGCGACCGGCGAGCGCAACCGCTACGTCAACTTCCTCAACCAGTTCAAGACGCATCTCGTCAACACCGGGGCGGTCGGGCTGCTCCACTGCACCGCGATGGACCCGCCGCCGCTGCGCGAGACGACGCTGACGATAGCCGACGTGGTGTGGGAACTGGAGACCGAGGTGAAAGGAAGCTCCGTCGAGAACTTCCTGCGCGTGTCGAAGTTCCGCGGCGGCCGGCCGACGAGACGATCAAGCTGGACCTCGGCGAGGAGGTCGCGGTCGACACGAGCCGGGACATCGCCTGAGGGCAGGCCCGTTCGCGCACCGTCCCGCGGTACCCGCCCGCTCGTTCCGACGTGCCAGCCGGGATACGTTTATTCGTGTCGGGGCTGTACCAACCAGTACCATGTCAGGACGACTCAAACGAGCGCTCAGTCGGTCCCGCCACGCGGCCATCGGTGCGAGCATCGGTGCCGCCGTCGGCGGACTGTTCAGTCGGAACGCGGCGAGCACCGGGGCGGCCCTCGGCGGCCTCGTGGGTGCGACCATCGGCGAGAAGCGGGTGTCGGCCCGCACTCGGGTCGACGAGATAGTCGAGGAGTCGTAGCCGCGACCCCGTTCTCCGCTCCGAGCCCGCTTCGGGCGTAG
- a CDS encoding response regulator transcription factor: MSKAEGRPSVVVVDDDRQVLDLYETWLSDAYDVRTAAGGDEALGVVDESVDVMLLDRRMPDLPGDAVLEEVRARGIDCRVVMLTAVDPDVDIIDMEFDDYVTKPVSREEIIGTVETMVARGTYGDLLQEYFAVASKRATLETELTESELSGNEDYADLVERGEELRTQLDGLLSELTEFGDFEGAFADL; the protein is encoded by the coding sequence ATGAGTAAGGCCGAGGGCCGTCCCTCCGTGGTCGTCGTCGACGACGACCGCCAGGTACTCGACCTCTACGAGACGTGGTTGTCGGACGCGTACGACGTGCGCACCGCCGCCGGCGGCGACGAGGCGCTCGGCGTCGTCGACGAGTCGGTCGACGTCATGCTGCTCGACCGCCGGATGCCGGACCTGCCGGGCGACGCCGTCCTGGAGGAGGTGCGCGCCCGGGGGATCGACTGTCGGGTCGTCATGCTCACCGCCGTCGACCCCGACGTCGACATCATCGACATGGAGTTCGACGACTACGTGACGAAACCCGTCTCCCGCGAGGAGATCATCGGCACCGTCGAGACGATGGTCGCGCGGGGCACCTACGGCGACCTTCTGCAGGAGTACTTCGCGGTCGCCTCCAAGCGGGCGACGCTGGAGACCGAACTCACCGAGTCGGAGCTGTCGGGCAACGAGGACTACGCCGACCTGGTCGAGCGCGGCGAGGAACTGCGCACCCAACTCGACGGGCTGCTGTCGGAACTGACGGAGTTCGGCGACTTCGAGGGCGCGTTCGCCGACCTCTGA
- a CDS encoding amino acid ABC transporter ATP-binding protein, which produces MSLRVDGLVHGYDGEPILRDVSLAVEPGEVLAVIGPSGVGKTTLLRFLALFERPDEGRVLFDGTDAWAAPEDERLSLRRRVGMVFQQASLFDASVRRNVEYGLRVRSSWGDRLRSLVRGNGTADAVREALGTVGLEHSADQSAGSLSGGEAQRVAFARALAYDPDVLLLDEPTSDLDPRNTAAIEDAVDAARGRGIGVAIATHDMHQAERIADRVAVLLDGRVIEDGPPERVFEDPDDPRAAKFIDGELVY; this is translated from the coding sequence ATGAGCCTCCGCGTCGACGGGCTCGTACACGGGTACGACGGCGAACCGATCCTGCGGGACGTGTCCCTCGCGGTCGAGCCGGGCGAGGTGCTGGCGGTCATCGGCCCCTCGGGCGTCGGCAAGACGACGCTGCTGCGGTTCCTCGCGCTGTTCGAGCGGCCCGACGAGGGCCGCGTGCTGTTCGACGGGACGGACGCGTGGGCCGCGCCGGAGGACGAGCGCCTCTCGCTCCGCCGGCGCGTCGGGATGGTGTTCCAGCAGGCCAGCCTCTTCGACGCGAGCGTCCGCCGCAACGTCGAGTACGGGCTCCGCGTCCGCAGTTCGTGGGGCGACCGGCTCCGCTCGCTCGTCCGCGGCAACGGCACCGCCGACGCGGTCCGGGAGGCGCTCGGCACCGTCGGCCTCGAACACAGCGCCGACCAGTCCGCCGGCTCACTGTCCGGCGGAGAGGCCCAGCGCGTCGCGTTCGCGCGGGCGCTGGCCTACGACCCCGACGTGCTCCTGCTCGACGAGCCGACGTCGGACCTAGACCCGCGGAACACGGCCGCCATCGAGGACGCGGTCGACGCCGCTCGGGGACGGGGGATCGGCGTGGCGATAGCGACCCACGACATGCACCAGGCCGAGCGGATCGCCGACCGCGTCGCGGTGCTGCTCGACGGGCGCGTCATCGAGGACGGCCCGCCCGAGCGCGTGTTCGAGGACCCCGACGACCCGCGCGCCGCGAAGTTCATCGACGGCGAACTGGTGTACTGA
- a CDS encoding DEAD/DEAH box helicase: MTGSDESETTADAPDVAAESGTAGDGPESGADDPDATDDDPEGVTLDAFHDVLEETSRPVVTASEVARTLGRSQAAAADALDELAGAGDVERLDVEADPVVWFPSDWAAVAERERVTLFPERREVVVDSPTQFTRAQLSQFAHLADANGSGGYVYEIRREDVWQAPYDSLDDLLGTVRQVLPESAPGLEEWIEDQWKRAHQFVLRTHEDGYTVLEAASDDLMGNVARQRLDDGQLRAPVEDDLSWVAEERVAEVKRLLYEAGYPVQDERDLEEGDDLDIDLNVDLRGYQREWVREFTDVKSGVLVGPPGSGKTVAALGVLEAVGGETLILVPNRELATQWRDEILARTTLSADQVGEYHGGKKEVRPVTIATYQTAGMDRHRQLFDERRWGLIVYDEVHHVPATVYRRSADLQTKHRLGLSATPIREDDREKDIFTLIGPPIGTDWDALFDAGFVQEPEVEIRYVPWDSDERQEEHASTSGHDRRQVAATNPAKLREVRHLLATHRDAKALIFVEYIDHGDALAEALSVPFLSGETRHARREKLLSEFRHGHRDVLVVSRVGDEGIDLPDADLVVIASGLGGSRRQGAQRAGRAMRPAGNALVYVLATRGTTEEDHARRQLQHLSAKGIRVRERDAETVE, encoded by the coding sequence GTGACGGGTTCCGACGAGTCAGAGACGACTGCCGACGCGCCGGACGTAGCCGCCGAATCCGGGACGGCGGGCGACGGTCCCGAGTCGGGGGCCGACGATCCGGACGCGACGGACGACGATCCGGAGGGGGTGACGCTGGACGCGTTCCACGACGTCCTGGAGGAGACGAGCCGCCCGGTCGTGACGGCGAGCGAGGTGGCGCGGACGCTCGGCCGCTCGCAGGCCGCCGCGGCGGACGCGCTGGACGAACTGGCGGGTGCCGGCGACGTGGAACGGCTCGACGTGGAGGCCGACCCGGTCGTCTGGTTTCCGTCGGACTGGGCGGCCGTCGCCGAGCGCGAGCGGGTCACGCTGTTCCCCGAGCGCCGGGAGGTCGTCGTCGACAGCCCGACGCAGTTCACCCGGGCGCAGCTGTCGCAGTTCGCCCACCTCGCCGACGCGAACGGCTCCGGGGGGTACGTCTACGAGATCCGCCGGGAGGACGTCTGGCAGGCACCGTACGACTCGCTCGACGACCTGCTCGGCACCGTCCGGCAGGTGCTCCCGGAGTCGGCCCCCGGGCTGGAGGAGTGGATCGAGGACCAGTGGAAGCGCGCCCACCAGTTCGTCCTGCGGACCCACGAGGACGGCTACACCGTGCTGGAGGCGGCCAGCGACGACCTGATGGGCAACGTCGCGAGACAGCGGCTGGACGACGGCCAGCTACGCGCCCCCGTCGAGGACGACCTGAGCTGGGTGGCCGAGGAGCGCGTCGCGGAGGTCAAGCGGCTCCTCTACGAGGCCGGCTACCCCGTGCAGGACGAGCGCGACCTGGAGGAGGGCGACGACCTCGACATCGACCTGAACGTCGACCTCCGGGGGTACCAGCGCGAGTGGGTCCGCGAGTTCACCGACGTGAAGTCGGGCGTCCTCGTCGGGCCGCCCGGCAGCGGCAAGACCGTCGCCGCCCTCGGCGTGCTGGAGGCGGTCGGCGGCGAGACGCTGATACTCGTGCCGAACCGCGAGCTGGCGACCCAGTGGCGCGACGAGATACTGGCCCGGACGACGCTGTCCGCGGATCAGGTCGGCGAGTACCACGGCGGCAAAAAGGAGGTCCGCCCGGTCACGATAGCGACCTACCAGACCGCCGGGATGGACCGCCACCGCCAGCTGTTCGACGAGCGGCGCTGGGGGCTGATCGTGTACGACGAGGTCCACCACGTGCCGGCGACGGTGTACCGGCGGAGCGCGGACCTCCAGACCAAACACCGGCTCGGCCTCTCGGCGACGCCGATCCGGGAGGACGACCGCGAGAAGGACATCTTCACGCTCATCGGCCCGCCGATCGGCACCGACTGGGACGCGCTGTTCGACGCCGGCTTCGTGCAGGAGCCGGAGGTCGAGATCCGGTACGTCCCGTGGGACAGCGACGAGCGCCAGGAGGAACACGCGAGCACGAGCGGGCACGACCGCCGGCAGGTCGCGGCGACGAACCCGGCGAAGCTCCGCGAGGTCCGCCACCTGCTGGCCACGCACCGCGACGCGAAGGCGCTGATCTTCGTGGAGTACATCGACCACGGCGACGCGCTTGCGGAGGCGCTGTCGGTCCCCTTCCTCAGCGGCGAGACGCGCCACGCCCGCCGGGAGAAACTGCTCTCGGAGTTCCGCCACGGCCACCGCGACGTCCTCGTCGTCTCGCGGGTCGGCGACGAGGGGATCGACCTGCCGGACGCCGACCTGGTCGTCATCGCCTCCGGGCTGGGCGGCTCCCGCCGGCAGGGCGCACAGCGGGCCGGTCGGGCGATGCGTCCCGCCGGCAACGCGCTCGTGTACGTCCTCGCCACGCGCGGGACGACCGAGGAGGACCACGCCCGGCGACAGCTCCAGCACCTCTCGGCGAAGGGGATCCGGGTGCGCGAGCGGGACGCCGAGACGGTCGAATAG
- a CDS encoding SDR family oxidoreductase, producing MASDDPLDGRTAVVTGASSGIGAATARELAADGANVVLAARSEDCIAELADSIAADHGVRAEAVPTDVTDEDAVAALVETTVETFGRLDAVVANAGVGRAGSVEELSTERYRTMMDVNVDGTFFTARAALPHLRETEGSLVFVGSFAGQYPRPGDAVYAATKWWVRGFALSLAGSAGEDGVGVSVVNPTEVRTEFLSEDEDAAAFDERFAPGEVTEPSEVAAAIAFAVRQESPTATTEIDLYRRDKFAHF from the coding sequence ATGGCAAGCGACGACCCGTTAGACGGGCGGACCGCAGTCGTCACCGGCGCGAGCTCCGGCATCGGCGCGGCGACGGCACGCGAACTGGCGGCCGACGGCGCGAACGTCGTGCTGGCCGCGCGGAGCGAGGACTGCATCGCCGAACTGGCCGACTCCATTGCGGCCGACCACGGCGTCCGCGCCGAGGCCGTGCCGACCGACGTGACCGACGAGGACGCCGTCGCGGCGCTCGTCGAGACGACCGTCGAGACGTTCGGCCGCCTCGACGCCGTCGTGGCGAACGCGGGCGTCGGCCGCGCGGGGTCGGTCGAGGAGCTGTCGACCGAGCGCTACCGGACGATGATGGACGTGAACGTCGACGGGACGTTCTTCACGGCCCGCGCGGCGCTGCCCCACCTCCGCGAGACCGAGGGGTCGCTCGTCTTCGTCGGCAGTTTCGCCGGCCAGTACCCCCGTCCGGGCGACGCCGTCTACGCCGCGACGAAATGGTGGGTCCGCGGGTTCGCGCTGAGCCTCGCGGGCAGCGCCGGCGAGGACGGCGTCGGCGTCAGCGTCGTCAACCCGACGGAGGTCCGCACGGAGTTCCTCTCGGAGGACGAGGACGCCGCGGCCTTCGACGAGCGGTTCGCCCCCGGCGAGGTGACCGAGCCGTCCGAGGTGGCCGCGGCGATAGCGTTCGCCGTCCGGCAGGAGTCCCCCACGGCGACGACGGAGATCGACCTGTACCGCCGGGACAAGTTCGCGCACTTCTGA
- a CDS encoding ABC transporter permease: MLAGAPDAVLVFGEFPFESQYVTSIIQVSLYVSLAAVALSTLVSIPTALLVGFTDFPGKRLVTAVINTGMGFPSVVVGLLVLFAVSNQGPLGEFGLVFTKEAMIMSQIVLATPPITGISLAAVTGVDDSVRDAARALGGTRLDVALVVVKEARYGIATAILAGFGRAISEVGSVLIVGGNIAGADGVSKTRTLTTAIQLEARQGSYDTAMVLGALLLVLVLTVNAVVVRLGDGGTLR; encoded by the coding sequence ATGCTCGCCGGGGCCCCCGACGCCGTCCTCGTGTTCGGCGAGTTCCCCTTCGAGTCCCAGTACGTCACGAGCATCATCCAGGTGTCGCTGTACGTCAGCCTCGCCGCCGTGGCGCTGTCGACGCTCGTGAGCATCCCGACGGCGCTGCTCGTCGGCTTCACCGACTTCCCCGGCAAGCGGCTGGTGACCGCCGTCATCAACACGGGGATGGGGTTCCCGAGCGTCGTCGTCGGCCTGCTCGTCCTCTTTGCCGTGTCCAACCAGGGGCCGCTCGGCGAGTTCGGCCTCGTGTTCACGAAGGAGGCGATGATCATGTCACAGATCGTGCTGGCGACGCCGCCGATCACCGGCATCAGCCTCGCGGCCGTGACGGGCGTCGACGACTCCGTCCGGGACGCCGCCCGCGCGCTCGGCGGGACGCGCCTCGACGTCGCCCTCGTCGTCGTCAAGGAGGCCCGGTACGGCATCGCCACGGCGATTCTCGCGGGCTTCGGCCGGGCGATCAGCGAGGTCGGCTCCGTGCTCATCGTCGGCGGCAACATCGCCGGCGCGGACGGCGTCTCGAAGACGCGCACGCTGACGACGGCGATCCAGCTGGAGGCCCGGCAGGGGAGCTACGACACGGCGATGGTGCTCGGCGCGCTGTTGCTCGTCCTCGTGCTGACGGTCAACGCCGTCGTCGTTCGCCTCGGCGACGGGGGGACGCTGCGATGA
- the gfo6 gene encoding D-xylose 1-dehydrogenase Gfo6, which translates to MELEGYFDDFTRRDWEAETDDGPVRFAMIGVGWWTRDMAIPAVEASAYCETTTLVSSSAEKAAEAAELADTIDHAITYDEFHDGAASDAYDAVYVVTPNALHLEYVETAAELGKAVLCEKPMEGDVERAERLVEACDAADVPLMVGYRMHTEPAVRRMKELVDDGFVGDPVQVHGHMSQQLLEMIPDPDQWRLNESLSGGATVMDIGLYPLNTTRFVLDADPERVLASTMSTDDAFDDVSDQYASFLLEFPDDVQAACTATQSGFETGHFRIVGTEGELLLEPSFFNRDAASLTIKRGDSEASIEFPDVDQMEEEFDYFANRLLTGRELEPDGEHGLVDMRAMAAIYESGETGRAVEL; encoded by the coding sequence ATGGAACTGGAGGGCTACTTCGACGACTTCACGCGCCGCGACTGGGAGGCGGAGACCGACGACGGGCCGGTCCGGTTCGCCATGATCGGCGTCGGCTGGTGGACCCGCGACATGGCGATCCCGGCGGTGGAGGCGTCGGCGTACTGCGAGACGACGACGCTCGTGAGCAGTTCGGCCGAGAAGGCCGCGGAGGCGGCCGAACTGGCCGACACCATCGACCACGCGATCACGTACGACGAGTTCCACGACGGGGCCGCAAGCGACGCGTACGACGCCGTCTACGTCGTCACGCCGAACGCGCTCCACCTGGAGTACGTCGAGACGGCCGCCGAACTCGGCAAGGCGGTGCTGTGCGAGAAGCCGATGGAGGGCGACGTCGAGCGCGCCGAGCGGCTGGTCGAGGCCTGCGACGCGGCCGACGTGCCGCTGATGGTCGGCTACCGGATGCACACCGAGCCGGCGGTCCGCCGGATGAAGGAACTGGTCGACGACGGCTTCGTCGGCGACCCGGTGCAGGTCCACGGCCACATGTCCCAGCAACTGCTGGAGATGATCCCCGACCCCGACCAGTGGCGGCTGAACGAGAGCCTCTCGGGCGGCGCGACGGTGATGGACATCGGCCTCTACCCGCTGAACACGACGCGGTTCGTCCTCGACGCCGACCCCGAGCGCGTGCTGGCGTCGACGATGTCCACCGACGACGCGTTCGACGACGTGTCCGACCAGTACGCCTCCTTCCTGCTGGAGTTCCCGGACGACGTGCAGGCGGCCTGCACCGCCACGCAGAGCGGCTTCGAGACGGGCCACTTCCGGATCGTCGGGACCGAGGGCGAACTCCTGCTCGAACCCTCCTTCTTCAACCGCGACGCCGCGTCGCTGACGATAAAGCGGGGCGACAGCGAGGCGTCGATCGAGTTCCCCGACGTCGACCAGATGGAGGAGGAGTTCGACTACTTCGCCAACCGCCTGCTCACCGGCCGGGAGTTGGAGCCGGACGGCGAGCACGGGCTGGTCGACATGCGCGCGATGGCGGCGATATACGAGTCCGGCGAGACGGGGCGGGCGGTCGAGCTGTAA
- a CDS encoding TOBE domain-containing protein: MRREFETRLSVDGATVDERDVALLRAVDEHGSIHAAAEALGRSYARMQGRIVDLEDAAGPLVERRRGGAGGGGSELTENARSLLERFERLDAAFAGVAGVEESVFEGTVVERDGELATVDTGVGRVRALVPPDADRVAVSVRSDAVTLTAPSDRPDPDGTSARNRFEGTVESVDAGEAVAAVTVDAGAATPLRALVTRDSAARLDLEPGRRVVASFKATATRGVAAE; the protein is encoded by the coding sequence ATGCGCCGGGAGTTCGAGACGCGGCTGTCGGTCGACGGCGCGACGGTCGACGAGCGCGACGTGGCGCTGCTGCGGGCCGTCGACGAACACGGCTCGATCCACGCCGCCGCCGAGGCGCTCGGGCGCTCGTACGCCCGGATGCAGGGGCGCATCGTCGACCTGGAGGACGCCGCCGGCCCGCTCGTCGAGCGCCGGCGCGGCGGGGCCGGCGGCGGCGGGAGCGAACTGACGGAGAACGCCCGCTCGCTGCTGGAGCGGTTCGAGCGCCTCGACGCCGCGTTCGCCGGCGTCGCGGGCGTCGAGGAGTCCGTGTTCGAGGGGACCGTCGTCGAGCGCGACGGCGAACTCGCGACCGTCGACACCGGCGTCGGGCGCGTGCGTGCGCTCGTGCCGCCGGACGCCGACCGGGTCGCCGTGAGCGTCCGCTCGGACGCGGTGACGCTAACCGCGCCGTCGGACCGCCCCGACCCGGACGGCACGAGCGCGCGCAACCGGTTCGAGGGGACGGTCGAGTCCGTCGACGCGGGCGAGGCGGTCGCCGCCGTGACGGTCGACGCGGGGGCCGCGACGCCGCTCCGGGCGCTCGTCACCCGCGACAGCGCCGCGCGGCTGGACCTCGAACCGGGCCGCCGCGTCGTCGCGTCGTTCAAGGCGACGGCGACGCGGGGCGTCGCCGCGGAGTGA
- a CDS encoding GIDE domain-containing protein: MVESLLSRVAISGVSMIFVVVGLYMLNTGRTARARSERIDDTETTAVRELQPGTAEVKGVARPAADGDVMESPITESEALATHVEMEEWESSGQGGGSWTTKHEDRAAVPMVVDDGTGEVRVDLPADGDLNVEKSRWKVGSGDEPPERIERYLEAESEIDTATRRDIGPLSIGERRRYSEGLIEPGEEVYVLGAAREEQSDWGERSYAIDATTDSGDFVLSDKSESELVNEGKRGGLVLLAFGVVFLLSGLFGTVIPWIGA; the protein is encoded by the coding sequence ATGGTCGAGAGCTTGCTCAGTCGGGTCGCGATTTCGGGGGTCAGCATGATATTCGTGGTCGTCGGGCTGTACATGCTCAACACGGGCCGGACGGCCCGGGCGCGGAGCGAGCGGATCGACGACACCGAGACGACGGCGGTCCGGGAGCTTCAGCCCGGGACGGCCGAGGTGAAAGGCGTCGCCCGGCCCGCGGCGGACGGGGACGTGATGGAGTCGCCGATCACCGAGTCGGAGGCGCTGGCGACCCACGTCGAGATGGAGGAGTGGGAGAGCAGCGGCCAGGGCGGCGGCAGTTGGACGACGAAACACGAGGACCGGGCGGCGGTGCCGATGGTCGTCGACGACGGGACCGGCGAGGTGCGGGTCGACCTCCCGGCCGACGGGGACCTGAACGTCGAGAAGTCGCGCTGGAAGGTCGGGAGCGGGGACGAACCGCCCGAGCGGATCGAGCGGTATCTGGAGGCCGAGTCGGAGATCGACACGGCGACGCGGCGCGACATCGGGCCGCTGAGCATCGGCGAGCGCCGCCGCTACTCCGAGGGACTGATCGAACCGGGCGAGGAGGTCTACGTGCTGGGCGCGGCCCGCGAGGAGCAGTCGGACTGGGGCGAGCGGAGCTACGCCATCGACGCGACCACCGACTCCGGCGACTTCGTCCTCTCCGACAAGTCGGAGTCGGAACTCGTCAACGAGGGCAAGCGGGGCGGGCTCGTCCTCCTCGCGTTCGGCGTCGTCTTCCTGCTGTCCGGCCTCTTCGGGACGGTCATCCCGTGGATCGGCGCGTGA